One Longimicrobiales bacterium DNA window includes the following coding sequences:
- a CDS encoding cytochrome c-type biogenesis protein, translating to MRRLLIALLCVLAPTAAAAQATPPAGDVAETQLERDVRTLAAELRCPVCQGLSLQDSPSELSQEMKDVIRQQLAEGRTPEEVKAYFVSKYGEWILMEPKAEGFNLAVYALPIIGLIAGAAFVFLTARKWVRQGGDAELAEEEAAEEEARAHIA from the coding sequence ATGAGACGATTGCTGATCGCGTTGCTGTGCGTGCTCGCTCCGACAGCCGCCGCAGCACAGGCGACACCCCCCGCAGGCGACGTCGCCGAGACCCAGCTCGAGCGCGATGTGCGCACGCTGGCAGCCGAGCTGCGCTGTCCGGTGTGCCAGGGCCTGTCGCTGCAGGACTCGCCCTCCGAGCTGTCGCAGGAGATGAAGGATGTCATCCGCCAGCAGCTCGCCGAGGGACGCACCCCCGAAGAGGTGAAGGCGTACTTCGTCAGCAAATACGGCGAGTGGATCCTCATGGAGCCGAAGGCCGAGGGGTTCAACCTGGCCGTCTACGCCCTGCCCATCATCGGCCTCATCGCCGGCGCCGCGTTCGTCTTCCTCACGGCCCGCAAGTGGGTGAGGCAGGGCGGGGACGCCGAGCTCGCCGAGGAGGAAGCGGCCGAGGAGGAGGCGCGGGCCCACATCGCCTGA
- a CDS encoding Na+/H+ antiporter NhaC family protein has translation MPVEPGWLSLLPPLVAIVLALAFREVVLSLFAGVWFGALLVANWNPVVASMISVDRFVVEGLADSDKISIVVFSLMLGGMVGVIGRSGGTLGLVESMRGLATSARRGQIMGWLAGIIIFFDDYANTLIVGNTMRPVTDRLKVSREKLAYIVDSTAAPMAAIAVISTWVGFEISLIGDALSTAAAQTTDPAGAAQLMQGAQNPFNVFLHSIPYLFYPIFALIFVLLVALTGRDFGPMLKAERRARSGRGVSAPGARPAVDVTSGYMSPPEGIPHRWYNAAVPVLTVIFVALIGIFYTGAQEAPAGATLWVIVGGADPFKTLIWASFAGNVVAITMAVAQRVLPLGEALEAWVNGMRAMLLAIIILVLAWALGGVTEALGTGPYLSGLLQNTLPIGMLPVIVFLTAAAISFATGTSWGTMAILFPVAIPLAVAMGAGVDFDGGSHYSILLGVISSIMAGSIFGDHCSPISDTTVMSSMASACDHIDHVRTQMPYAVVVGLVGMLIGDIPTAYGVPPWVSLAVGIMLLYLILRFVGKPVDEGGTVSVAEEQQPAAAGI, from the coding sequence ATGCCCGTCGAACCCGGCTGGCTCAGCCTGCTGCCGCCGCTCGTCGCGATCGTACTCGCCCTCGCCTTCCGCGAGGTCGTGCTGTCCCTGTTCGCCGGCGTCTGGTTCGGTGCACTCCTGGTCGCGAACTGGAACCCGGTCGTCGCGTCCATGATCAGCGTCGACCGGTTCGTCGTCGAAGGCCTCGCCGACAGCGACAAGATCTCGATCGTCGTCTTTTCCCTGATGCTCGGCGGGATGGTCGGCGTCATCGGCAGGAGCGGCGGCACTCTCGGACTCGTCGAATCGATGCGTGGCCTCGCCACGTCGGCCCGGCGCGGCCAGATCATGGGCTGGCTCGCCGGCATCATCATCTTCTTCGACGACTACGCCAACACGCTGATCGTCGGCAACACGATGCGGCCCGTCACCGACCGGCTGAAGGTCTCCCGCGAGAAGCTCGCCTACATCGTCGACTCGACGGCCGCCCCCATGGCGGCGATCGCAGTGATCTCGACCTGGGTCGGCTTCGAGATCTCGCTCATCGGCGACGCGCTCTCGACTGCGGCCGCGCAGACGACCGACCCCGCGGGCGCCGCACAGCTGATGCAGGGCGCGCAGAATCCCTTCAACGTGTTCCTGCACTCGATTCCGTACCTGTTCTACCCCATCTTCGCACTGATTTTCGTGCTGCTCGTCGCCCTCACCGGCCGCGACTTCGGACCGATGCTGAAGGCGGAGCGTCGCGCGCGGAGCGGTCGCGGCGTGAGCGCGCCCGGAGCGCGACCCGCAGTCGATGTCACCAGCGGCTATATGTCTCCGCCCGAAGGCATCCCACATCGCTGGTACAACGCCGCCGTCCCCGTCCTGACCGTCATCTTCGTCGCACTGATCGGCATCTTCTACACGGGGGCGCAGGAAGCGCCGGCGGGTGCAACGCTCTGGGTTATCGTTGGCGGCGCGGATCCGTTCAAGACGCTCATCTGGGCATCCTTCGCGGGCAATGTGGTCGCGATCACGATGGCGGTCGCACAGCGCGTGCTCCCCCTGGGCGAAGCCCTCGAGGCCTGGGTCAACGGAATGCGTGCGATGCTGCTGGCGATCATCATCCTGGTGCTCGCCTGGGCGCTGGGCGGCGTGACCGAGGCGCTGGGCACCGGCCCGTACCTGTCCGGGCTGCTGCAGAACACGCTGCCCATCGGCATGCTGCCCGTGATCGTTTTCCTCACGGCCGCGGCGATCTCCTTCGCCACGGGCACGTCCTGGGGGACCATGGCGATCCTGTTCCCCGTGGCCATCCCGCTCGCCGTCGCCATGGGTGCCGGCGTCGATTTCGACGGCGGCTCCCATTACAGCATCCTGCTCGGCGTGATCAGCTCGATCATGGCGGGCTCGATATTCGGCGATCACTGCTCGCCGATCTCCGACACCACCGTGATGAGCTCCATGGCAAGTGCATGTGATCACATCGACCACGTGCGCACGCAGATGCCCTACGCGGTCGTGGTGGGTCTGGTCGGCATGCTGATCGGCGACATCCCCACTGCGTATGGTGTTCCCCCCTGGGTTTCCCTCGCGGTGGGAATCATGCTGCTCTACCTGATTCTTCGCTTCGTCGGCAAGCCGGTGGACGAGGGCGGGACGGTTTCCGTCGCGGAGGAACAGCAGCCTGCGGCCGCAGGCATCTGA
- the tadA gene encoding tRNA adenosine(34) deaminase TadA, with amino-acid sequence MRPAPRAGDVVLTPPGSRDAAWMQRALELAHAARAVEEVPVGAVIVQDDRILAEAWNLTRTHNDPTAHAELVALRRAAAKVGSARLLDAEMYVTLEPCAMCAGALVLAKIRRLIYAAADPKSGMCGSLGCIVQDPRLNHRMQLTAGVLAEPAGELLRAFFRARRETARG; translated from the coding sequence ATGCGACCGGCGCCCCGGGCAGGCGACGTCGTGCTCACACCCCCCGGTTCGCGGGACGCTGCGTGGATGCAGCGTGCCCTCGAGCTCGCGCATGCCGCCCGCGCAGTCGAGGAAGTGCCCGTTGGCGCCGTGATCGTGCAGGACGATCGCATCCTCGCCGAAGCCTGGAACCTGACACGCACCCACAATGATCCGACCGCGCACGCAGAGCTGGTCGCGCTTCGGCGCGCAGCTGCAAAGGTCGGCAGTGCACGGCTGCTCGACGCGGAGATGTACGTGACGCTCGAGCCCTGCGCGATGTGCGCGGGTGCGCTGGTGCTGGCGAAGATCCGGCGGCTGATCTATGCGGCGGCGGACCCGAAGAGCGGGATGTGCGGCTCGCTCGGCTGCATCGTGCAGGATCCGCGGCTGAATCACCGGATGCAGCTGACGGCCGGCGTGCTGGCGGAGCCGGCCGGTGAGCTCCTGCGGGCGTTCTTCCGCGCACGCCGCGAAACAGCGCGCGGCTGA
- a CDS encoding heme exporter protein CcmB, with protein MLATEARRVAAIAWKDATAERRTKANFNAVVFLAALILLLFGFALGPEVEALQRAAGGVIWLTVLFAGVLSFNRSYEQELENGALDMLLLYPGDRRSIFVGKLIANLAFVLLVEVILLPTAAFLYDLPIARFVLPLGAVIALGTLGFVTLGTFYAAMASRLRAREVLLPLLLFPMLIPLLVAAVEATGAVLAGDAMGDAGAWMRLLVVFDVVFLVAAFLAFEYVIEG; from the coding sequence ATGCTGGCAACCGAGGCGCGGCGCGTGGCGGCGATCGCCTGGAAGGACGCGACCGCCGAGCGGCGAACCAAGGCAAACTTCAACGCGGTAGTTTTTCTGGCCGCGCTGATCCTGCTGCTGTTCGGCTTTGCGCTGGGTCCGGAGGTGGAGGCGCTGCAGCGGGCGGCCGGCGGCGTGATCTGGCTGACCGTGCTGTTCGCGGGGGTACTCTCGTTCAACCGCAGCTACGAGCAGGAGCTGGAGAACGGCGCGCTGGACATGCTGCTGCTCTACCCGGGCGACCGGCGCTCGATCTTCGTCGGCAAGCTGATCGCAAACCTCGCATTCGTGCTGCTGGTCGAGGTGATCCTGCTGCCGACCGCGGCGTTCCTGTACGACCTGCCGATCGCACGGTTCGTGCTGCCGCTCGGCGCGGTGATCGCGCTGGGCACGCTGGGGTTCGTGACGCTCGGGACATTCTACGCCGCGATGGCGAGCCGGCTGCGTGCGCGCGAGGTGCTCCTGCCGCTGCTGCTGTTCCCGATGCTGATCCCGCTGCTCGTTGCCGCAGTGGAAGCGACCGGGGCGGTGCTCGCCGGTGACGCCATGGGTGACGCCGGCGCATGGATGCGCCTGCTGGTCGTGTTCGACGTGGTGTTCCTGGTTGCTGCATTCCTGGCTTTCGAGTACGTGATCGAGGGATGA
- a CDS encoding cytochrome c maturation protein CcmE produces MKSRKGIGLAVALVLVLGAFGYMVYGGIGENLVYFLEPPELLARGEAAYDTPVRLGGMVVPGSVEWDAEAINLRFEMKGTGTETIEVHSSKAPPQMFRENMGVIVEGRLTRAGVFEASNLMVKHSNEYSPPAPGEDPHTKYRSLVQDQT; encoded by the coding sequence ATGAAATCGCGCAAGGGAATCGGGCTCGCCGTCGCACTCGTGCTCGTACTCGGCGCCTTCGGCTACATGGTGTACGGCGGCATCGGCGAAAACCTCGTCTACTTCCTCGAGCCGCCGGAGCTGCTCGCCCGCGGTGAAGCGGCGTACGACACGCCGGTGCGCCTCGGCGGCATGGTCGTGCCCGGCTCCGTCGAGTGGGACGCCGAGGCGATCAACCTCCGCTTCGAGATGAAGGGCACCGGCACCGAGACCATCGAGGTGCATTCCAGCAAGGCGCCGCCGCAGATGTTCCGTGAGAACATGGGCGTCATCGTCGAGGGCAGACTGACGCGCGCGGGCGTGTTCGAGGCGAGCAACCTGATGGTCAAGCACTCGAACGAGTACAGCCCGCCGGCGCCGGGCGAGGATCCGCACACGAAGTACAGGAGCCTGGTGCAGGACCAGACCTGA
- a CDS encoding formate--tetrahydrofolate ligase produces the protein MLSDIEIAQAAELQPIHAIAAQLGLSDDEIIPYGRYKAKIPLDVIAHRESEPGQLVLVTGISPTPAGEGKSTLSVGLADALRQRGQKVVIALREPSLGPVFGMKGGATGGGHAQVVPMEDINLHFTGDFHAITSANALLAAMLDNHLQQGNELGIDVRRITWKRCLDMNDRALRSITVGLGGVGDGVPRQDRFQITAASEVMAVFCLASDRNDLEARLGRIIVGYDRGKAPVRAESLRANGAMTLLLKEAIAPNLVQTLEGTPAFIHGGPFANIAHGCNSLIATRAGLALGDVVVTEAGFGADLGAEKFFDIKCRTGGLRPAAAVVVATIRALKLHGDVALADITVPNAAAVRKGFVNLQKHVENVRKFGVPPVVALNRFATDTQEEMAVVMDGCREMGVEVALADVHARGGAGGLELADVVIETLQGGAADFRPLYALEQPLMAKIETIAREIYGADGVDYVGTAARDIARLEEIGLRDVPVCMAKTQYSFSDNPTLRGRPSGFRISVREVTPSAGAGFVVAHTGDIMTMPGLPRRPAAEGMKVLPDGSVTGLF, from the coding sequence ATGCTCAGCGATATCGAAATCGCGCAGGCCGCCGAGCTGCAGCCGATCCACGCGATCGCTGCTCAGCTCGGCCTCTCCGATGACGAGATCATCCCCTACGGCCGCTACAAGGCCAAAATCCCGCTCGACGTCATCGCACACCGTGAAAGCGAGCCCGGTCAGCTCGTGCTCGTCACCGGCATCAGCCCCACCCCGGCCGGCGAAGGGAAATCCACCCTCTCCGTCGGTCTCGCCGACGCCCTCCGCCAGCGCGGCCAGAAGGTCGTCATCGCCCTCCGGGAGCCGAGCCTCGGCCCCGTCTTCGGCATGAAGGGTGGCGCAACCGGCGGGGGTCACGCCCAGGTCGTACCGATGGAGGACATCAACCTCCACTTCACCGGCGATTTCCACGCGATCACGAGCGCCAACGCACTGCTCGCCGCGATGCTGGACAACCACCTCCAGCAGGGCAACGAGCTCGGCATCGACGTGCGGCGTATCACCTGGAAGCGCTGCCTCGACATGAACGACCGCGCGCTCCGCAGCATCACCGTCGGGCTCGGCGGCGTGGGGGACGGCGTGCCGCGCCAGGACCGCTTCCAGATCACGGCCGCGAGCGAGGTCATGGCCGTCTTCTGCCTGGCCAGCGATCGCAACGACCTCGAAGCCCGCCTCGGTCGCATCATCGTGGGCTACGATCGGGGCAAAGCGCCCGTCCGCGCAGAGTCCCTCCGCGCCAACGGCGCCATGACACTCCTGCTCAAGGAGGCGATCGCGCCCAACCTGGTGCAGACGCTCGAGGGGACGCCCGCCTTCATTCACGGCGGACCGTTCGCCAACATCGCGCACGGCTGCAACTCGCTGATCGCGACGCGTGCGGGTCTCGCGCTCGGCGACGTCGTGGTCACGGAAGCCGGCTTCGGCGCTGACCTGGGCGCGGAGAAGTTCTTCGACATCAAGTGCAGGACGGGCGGGCTGCGCCCTGCTGCCGCGGTCGTGGTGGCGACGATCCGGGCGCTCAAGCTGCACGGCGACGTCGCACTCGCGGACATCACGGTGCCGAATGCGGCGGCCGTGCGGAAGGGATTCGTGAACCTGCAGAAGCACGTGGAGAACGTGCGCAAGTTCGGCGTACCGCCGGTCGTCGCACTGAACCGCTTCGCGACGGACACGCAGGAGGAGATGGCGGTGGTGATGGACGGCTGCCGCGAGATGGGGGTGGAGGTCGCGCTGGCGGACGTCCACGCCAGGGGTGGCGCTGGCGGGCTCGAGCTGGCGGACGTGGTGATCGAGACGCTGCAGGGTGGCGCTGCGGACTTCCGGCCGCTGTATGCGCTGGAGCAGCCGCTCATGGCCAAGATCGAGACCATCGCGCGCGAGATCTACGGCGCGGACGGCGTGGACTACGTCGGCACGGCAGCGCGCGACATCGCCCGCCTGGAGGAGATCGGGCTCCGCGACGTTCCCGTGTGCATGGCCAAGACGCAGTACTCGTTCTCCGACAATCCGACGCTGCGGGGGCGGCCCAGCGGCTTCCGCATCAGCGTTCGCGAGGTGACGCCGTCGGCGGGGGCGGGATTCGTCGTGGCGCACACCGGCGACATCATGACGATGCCGGGTCTGCCGCGTCGTCCGGCAGCGGAGGGTATGAAGGTGCTGCCGGACGGAAGTGTGACGGGGTTGTTCTAG
- the ccsA gene encoding cytochrome c biogenesis protein CcsA — protein MNSTESAALPARPKWHQPFGVLSLLFFVAAQAFGYFATAPERDMGNLQKIMYVHVPAAWIAFIAFTVVFGASVLYLWKRQEKYDYAAASAAEVGTVMTGLTLALGSIWGRPTWGVWWTWDPRLTTTAILFLIYISYLSLRAFTEDEERRARWSAAVGILGFLNVPIVYMSVRWWRTIHQVQSTPGTVDSDYALALRLNAFAFLFLFIYFVASRYYLARLERTLEARREEAALAGGPIHV, from the coding sequence ATGAACTCGACCGAGTCCGCAGCACTGCCCGCGCGGCCGAAATGGCACCAGCCATTCGGCGTGCTGAGCCTGCTGTTCTTCGTCGCCGCACAGGCGTTCGGCTACTTCGCAACGGCGCCCGAGCGGGACATGGGCAACCTGCAGAAGATCATGTACGTGCACGTGCCGGCGGCGTGGATCGCGTTCATTGCGTTCACGGTCGTCTTCGGCGCGAGCGTGCTCTACCTCTGGAAGCGGCAGGAGAAGTACGACTACGCCGCTGCCTCGGCCGCCGAGGTGGGCACCGTGATGACCGGCCTGACGCTGGCGCTCGGCTCGATCTGGGGACGGCCGACATGGGGGGTCTGGTGGACGTGGGACCCGCGGCTCACGACGACCGCGATCCTGTTCCTGATCTACATCAGCTACCTGTCGCTGCGGGCCTTCACGGAAGACGAGGAGCGGCGCGCGCGCTGGAGTGCCGCCGTCGGCATCCTCGGGTTCCTGAACGTGCCGATCGTCTACATGTCCGTGCGCTGGTGGCGGACCATCCACCAGGTGCAGTCCACGCCGGGGACCGTGGACTCGGATTATGCGCTGGCGCTGCGGCTGAACGCCTTCGCGTTCCTGTTCCTGTTCATCTACTTCGTCGCGAGCCGGTACTACCTCGCCAGGCTCGAGCGCACGCTCGAGGCACGGCGCGAGGAAGCGGCGCTCGCGGGAGGGCCGATCCATGTCTGA
- a CDS encoding redoxin domain-containing protein: protein MNWKRVVLSFVFTLPLIGLLAFGLTRDPSTIDSPLPGRPAPAFSLPVIENGEGTVSLAELRGQVVVLNFFASWCLECRYEHAALAMASSMYGPHGVQFFGVLYNDTPEKGRRWIEQMGGQPYPALHDEGSRTAIDYGLYGVPETFIIDRNGLVVQKKIGPWSFDELAAAIDQALAIEAVDPPAADGPETVASTADATRVQGGAE, encoded by the coding sequence ATGAACTGGAAACGCGTCGTCCTCAGCTTCGTCTTCACGCTGCCGCTGATCGGCCTGCTCGCGTTCGGCCTCACGCGCGACCCGAGCACCATCGATTCGCCGCTGCCGGGACGGCCCGCGCCCGCGTTCAGCCTGCCCGTCATCGAGAACGGCGAAGGGACCGTCTCGCTGGCGGAGCTCCGCGGCCAGGTCGTCGTGCTCAACTTCTTCGCGTCCTGGTGCCTGGAGTGCCGCTACGAGCACGCCGCACTCGCGATGGCGTCGAGCATGTACGGGCCGCACGGCGTGCAGTTCTTCGGTGTGCTCTACAATGACACCCCCGAGAAGGGACGCCGCTGGATCGAGCAGATGGGGGGGCAGCCGTACCCCGCGCTCCACGATGAGGGATCGCGTACCGCGATCGACTACGGTCTCTACGGCGTGCCCGAAACCTTCATCATCGACCGCAACGGCCTCGTCGTGCAGAAGAAGATCGGGCCGTGGAGCTTCGACGAGCTGGCCGCCGCTATCGACCAGGCGCTCGCCATCGAAGCGGTCGATCCGCCGGCTGCCGATGGACCCGAGACCGTGGCGTCCACGGCGGACGCCACCCGCGTGCAGGGAGGTGCGGAATGA
- the gltX gene encoding glutamate--tRNA ligase, with protein MTSDEMRVRFAPSPTGYLHVGGARTALFNWLLARRHGGVFVLRIEDTDRERSSDAHTAAILEGMEWLGLTWDEGPYHQADGLQRHVADAHMLLERGRAYRCFCTPEQLEERRSAAEGTDPHAFRYDRLCLRTVSSDDGKRRAAAGEPHTIRFHVPEGRTEWDDAVHGRIGFANADIEDFVVLRSDGTPIYNLAVVSDDIEMRITHVIRGDDHVSNTPKQILLYRALGKPVPTFAHVPMILGSDGKRLSKRHGATAVGEYRNQGILPDAMVNFLALLGWNPGTEEELFTRDALVARFSLEGINAKSAVFDPAKLEWMNGQYIERMRAAELEPLVLDAFERAGTLDPATLRQDGARLHAVIDLLKTRARTIDDFAKYGAAYLSDDFTYDPAAVAKHWKDADTGARLRALYECFAGLEGWSESSLEAALRSCAETLGVGAGKLIHPLRVALLGQAVSPGIFEVAMVLGRERVLARIDRALGELAAHA; from the coding sequence ATGACATCCGATGAAATGCGCGTGCGGTTCGCGCCTTCGCCGACGGGCTATCTGCACGTCGGTGGGGCGCGCACCGCACTCTTCAACTGGCTGCTGGCACGTCGCCACGGCGGCGTGTTCGTGCTGCGTATAGAGGACACGGATCGCGAACGCTCGAGTGATGCGCACACGGCCGCGATCCTGGAGGGGATGGAGTGGCTCGGCCTCACGTGGGACGAGGGGCCGTACCACCAGGCCGACGGGTTGCAGCGGCATGTCGCCGATGCACACATGCTGCTGGAGCGGGGACGGGCGTACCGCTGTTTCTGCACGCCGGAGCAGCTGGAGGAGCGGCGGAGCGCAGCGGAAGGAACGGACCCGCACGCCTTCCGCTACGACCGGCTCTGCCTGCGCACCGTTTCGTCCGATGATGGCAAGCGGCGCGCTGCGGCCGGCGAGCCGCACACGATCCGTTTCCACGTGCCGGAAGGGCGTACGGAATGGGACGACGCGGTGCACGGTCGAATCGGGTTCGCGAATGCGGATATCGAGGACTTCGTCGTGCTGCGCAGCGACGGCACACCGATCTACAACCTCGCGGTGGTCAGCGATGACATCGAGATGCGGATCACGCACGTGATCCGCGGTGACGATCACGTATCCAACACGCCGAAGCAGATCCTGCTGTACCGGGCACTCGGGAAGCCCGTCCCGACGTTTGCGCACGTGCCGATGATTCTCGGTTCGGACGGCAAGCGGCTGTCCAAGCGGCACGGTGCCACGGCGGTGGGCGAGTACCGCAACCAGGGCATCCTGCCGGACGCGATGGTCAACTTCCTCGCGCTGCTGGGCTGGAACCCCGGGACGGAGGAAGAGCTGTTCACGCGCGACGCGCTGGTCGCGCGCTTTTCGCTCGAGGGCATCAACGCCAAGAGCGCGGTGTTCGATCCGGCGAAGCTCGAGTGGATGAACGGGCAGTATATCGAGCGCATGCGTGCAGCGGAGCTGGAGCCCCTTGTCCTCGATGCCTTCGAGCGTGCCGGCACGCTGGATCCTGCGACGCTGCGGCAGGATGGCGCGAGGCTGCACGCCGTGATCGACCTCCTGAAGACCCGCGCGCGCACGATCGACGATTTCGCGAAATACGGTGCGGCGTACCTGAGCGACGATTTCACATACGATCCTGCGGCTGTCGCGAAGCACTGGAAGGATGCGGATACGGGCGCCCGCCTGCGGGCGCTGTACGAGTGCTTTGCCGGGCTGGAGGGGTGGAGTGAGAGCTCGCTCGAGGCAGCGCTGCGGTCATGTGCCGAAACGCTCGGTGTGGGCGCAGGCAAGTTGATCCACCCGCTGCGTGTCGCCCTGCTCGGCCAGGCGGTCTCGCCCGGGATCTTCGAAGTCGCGATGGTGCTCGGCCGTGAGCGGGTGCTTGCACGCATCGATCGCGCGCTGGGCGAGCTCGCAGCGCACGCCTGA
- a CDS encoding heme lyase CcmF/NrfE family subunit codes for MLRLIGSFTVWASLALAVYGMIAGIAGVRTRNAALSRSARAASYTIFALMTVSNLAMIAALVTHDFSVEYVSQVGSRATPLFFTVISLWSALEGSILFWGWVLAGYTAAALYFTRDRLGPMGAYANATMLGIGAFFYLLLVRPADPWGLVSPAPMDGPGPNPLLQNHPLMAIHPPFLYLGYVGMSVPFSFAIGALLSGRLDDTWVRASRKWTVFAWSMLSLAIMAGMWWSYEVLGWGGYWAWDPVENASFLPWLTATAFLHSVMVQERRDMLRVWNLSLVISTFLLTILGTFLTRSGVISSVHAFTEGTIGLYFLSFIAFVLIFSLALLAGRSSELRKHGHLDSLLSRETVFMVNNLLLTAFTFTVLLGTLFPLVAEAVRGVKVTVGAPFFNRMTVPIMVALLFLMGVGPMLPWRVANVEELKRKLLIPTLAMVLTLGTALVLGMRDFWGLLAFAFAAFALTGNVQEYVRGTAARRRAQGGGWLRAFGGLINANPRRYGGYFAHVGLIIAAIGITASTVFRAERQATLRVGESVTIEQYTVRFDGMRTQQEPQRFVVGAHVTVFVEGTAVGTMFPRLNFYNMSAEPVATPAVRTRPNADLYLTLLAFNEQDGSTATLSVIVEPLVGWIWVGGFMVTIGALFGIWPRRRATPAPAGARKRAAGVA; via the coding sequence TTGCTGCGGTTGATTGGCTCGTTCACGGTCTGGGCGTCCCTTGCTCTTGCGGTCTACGGCATGATCGCGGGCATCGCCGGCGTGCGCACGCGCAATGCGGCGCTCAGCCGGAGCGCACGCGCCGCGTCGTACACGATCTTCGCGCTCATGACAGTCTCGAACCTCGCGATGATCGCGGCGCTCGTGACCCACGATTTCAGCGTGGAGTACGTGTCGCAGGTGGGGAGCAGGGCGACGCCGCTGTTCTTCACGGTCATTTCGCTGTGGAGCGCGCTCGAGGGCTCGATTCTCTTCTGGGGGTGGGTGCTGGCCGGCTACACGGCGGCCGCGCTGTACTTCACCAGGGACCGGCTCGGGCCGATGGGCGCATACGCGAACGCGACGATGCTCGGCATCGGCGCATTCTTCTATCTGCTGCTCGTGCGGCCGGCCGATCCGTGGGGACTCGTCTCGCCGGCACCGATGGACGGGCCCGGCCCGAACCCGCTGCTGCAGAACCACCCGCTCATGGCGATCCACCCGCCGTTCCTGTACCTGGGCTACGTCGGGATGTCCGTGCCGTTCTCCTTCGCCATCGGGGCACTGCTCTCCGGCCGGCTGGACGACACGTGGGTGCGCGCGAGCCGGAAGTGGACGGTGTTTGCCTGGTCGATGCTCTCGCTGGCGATCATGGCAGGCATGTGGTGGAGCTATGAGGTGCTCGGCTGGGGCGGCTACTGGGCGTGGGACCCGGTCGAGAACGCGTCGTTCCTGCCCTGGCTCACGGCGACCGCGTTCCTGCACTCCGTGATGGTGCAGGAGCGCCGCGACATGCTGCGCGTCTGGAACCTGTCGCTCGTGATCTCGACGTTCCTGCTCACGATCCTGGGGACGTTCCTGACCCGCAGCGGCGTGATCTCCTCGGTGCACGCGTTCACGGAAGGCACGATCGGCCTCTACTTCCTGAGCTTCATCGCATTCGTGCTGATCTTCTCGCTCGCCCTGCTGGCCGGCCGCTCCAGTGAGCTGCGCAAGCATGGCCACCTGGACAGCCTGCTGTCCCGCGAGACGGTGTTCATGGTGAACAACCTGCTGCTCACTGCGTTCACCTTCACGGTGCTGCTGGGCACGCTGTTCCCACTGGTCGCCGAAGCCGTCAGGGGTGTGAAGGTCACCGTCGGTGCGCCGTTCTTCAACCGCATGACCGTGCCGATCATGGTCGCGCTGCTGTTCCTCATGGGCGTCGGTCCGATGCTGCCCTGGCGCGTCGCAAACGTGGAGGAGCTCAAGCGCAAGCTGCTCATCCCGACGCTTGCAATGGTGCTGACGCTCGGCACCGCGCTGGTGCTCGGCATGCGCGACTTCTGGGGACTGCTGGCGTTCGCCTTTGCCGCGTTCGCACTGACCGGCAACGTGCAGGAGTATGTCCGCGGAACCGCCGCGCGCCGGCGCGCCCAGGGCGGTGGCTGGCTGCGCGCATTCGGCGGTCTCATCAACGCCAACCCGCGACGCTACGGCGGCTATTTCGCCCATGTCGGACTGATCATTGCCGCGATCGGCATCACCGCGTCCACGGTGTTCCGCGCAGAGCGGCAGGCGACGCTGCGCGTCGGCGAGAGCGTGACGATCGAGCAATACACGGTCCGCTTCGACGGCATGCGCACGCAGCAGGAGCCGCAGCGCTTCGTCGTCGGCGCGCACGTGACCGTGTTCGTGGAGGGGACGGCGGTGGGGACCATGTTCCCGCGCCTCAACTTCTACAACATGAGCGCGGAGCCTGTCGCCACGCCGGCAGTCCGCACGCGGCCAAACGCCGACCTGTACCTCACACTGCTCGCCTTCAACGAGCAGGACGGCTCCACCGCAACGCTCTCCGTGATCGTCGAACCGCTGGTGGGCTGGATCTGGGTCGGCGGCTTCATGGTCACGATCGGCGCACTCTTCGGGATCTGGCCACGCCGGCGCGCCACGCCCGCACCGGCGGGCGCACGCAAACGTGCGGCAGGTGTCGCATGA